Proteins encoded in a region of the Saccharothrix ecbatanensis genome:
- a CDS encoding FadR/GntR family transcriptional regulator, whose amino-acid sequence MRADDVMGHTRPVGATGHVKVETSVPEADGDATYRPGYTRAAERILEFITEQGFGPGDRLPTAARFAEILGVSRTITQDALKTLAATGRISTQRGRGIFVADPVDVPVSSVAGFVPTDITHIMAMFEFRGVQEQAAAGLAAKRATPVELVAIDDALEAYARSLEAADPRVMADADESFHRAVARAAHNVFLLGSIATVQGLQRRVVAAAFGGFSGGPVATALAEHRQIFEAVRRGDAEQAGIAALAHVERTRVSYEAEIDRRVFRSS is encoded by the coding sequence ATGAGGGCGGACGATGTGATGGGTCATACTCGTCCAGTGGGTGCAACGGGTCACGTCAAGGTCGAGACCTCCGTACCGGAGGCGGATGGGGACGCCACCTACCGGCCGGGTTATACCCGGGCGGCAGAGCGGATCCTGGAGTTCATCACCGAGCAGGGCTTCGGGCCGGGTGACCGGCTACCCACCGCGGCGCGGTTCGCGGAGATCCTCGGTGTCAGCCGCACGATCACCCAGGACGCGCTGAAGACCCTCGCGGCCACCGGCCGGATCAGCACGCAACGCGGGCGGGGCATCTTCGTCGCCGATCCGGTGGACGTGCCGGTGTCGTCGGTGGCCGGGTTCGTGCCGACCGACATCACCCACATCATGGCTATGTTCGAGTTCCGAGGGGTGCAGGAACAGGCTGCGGCCGGCCTGGCCGCGAAGCGGGCCACGCCGGTCGAGTTGGTTGCCATCGACGACGCCCTCGAAGCGTATGCCCGATCACTGGAGGCCGCGGATCCGAGGGTGATGGCGGACGCCGACGAGTCCTTCCACCGTGCGGTCGCCAGGGCCGCGCACAATGTGTTCTTGCTCGGCTCGATCGCGACCGTTCAGGGTCTGCAACGGCGGGTGGTGGCGGCGGCGTTCGGCGGTTTCAGCGGTGGTCCGGTCGCCACCGCTTTGGCGGAACACCGTCAGATCTTCGAGGCCGTCCGACGCGGAGACGCCGAACAGGCTGGCATCGCGGCCTTGGCGCACGTCGAGCGCACCCGCGTGAGTTAC
- the larE gene encoding ATP-dependent sacrificial sulfur transferase LarE — MDTNTAAARLVAHLTEIGPVAVAFSGGVDSALVLAAAARALGPDAVLAVTADSASLATAELTHATEFAAHLGVRHLTPTTTELDNPAYAANGRDRCYFCKSTVLDTITKTARDHGLPAVATGVNADDAHDPFRPGIRAGDEIGVRTPLRDLGLTKTDVREVSQLWNLSTWDKPAMPCLASRVRYGVTITPARLARVERAEVAVRTWLADAGTPTRDLRVRDLDDTARVEIDPHLADRPEIAPALTEVVLAAGFDGVELAVFQSGVLNHEPTR; from the coding sequence ATGGACACCAACACCGCCGCCGCCCGGCTCGTCGCGCACCTCACCGAGATCGGCCCGGTCGCCGTGGCCTTCTCCGGCGGCGTCGACTCCGCGCTCGTGCTCGCCGCCGCCGCACGCGCCCTCGGCCCCGACGCGGTGCTCGCCGTCACCGCCGACTCCGCCAGCCTCGCCACCGCCGAACTCACCCACGCCACCGAGTTCGCCGCCCACCTCGGCGTCCGCCACCTGACGCCCACGACCACGGAACTGGACAACCCCGCATACGCCGCCAACGGCCGCGACCGCTGCTACTTCTGCAAGTCCACCGTGCTGGACACCATCACGAAGACCGCACGCGACCACGGCCTGCCCGCGGTGGCGACCGGCGTCAACGCCGACGACGCACACGACCCCTTCCGCCCCGGCATCCGCGCCGGCGACGAAATCGGCGTCCGCACACCACTACGCGACCTCGGACTGACCAAGACCGACGTCCGTGAGGTAAGCCAACTCTGGAACCTGTCCACATGGGACAAACCAGCCATGCCCTGCCTCGCCAGCAGAGTGCGCTACGGGGTCACCATCACCCCCGCCCGCCTGGCCAGGGTCGAACGCGCAGAGGTCGCCGTCCGCACCTGGCTCGCCGACGCCGGCACACCAACCCGAGACCTCCGCGTCCGCGACCTGGATGACACCGCCCGAGTCGAAATCGACCCGCACCTGGCCGACCGGCCGGAAATCGCGCCGGCGCTGACCGAGGTCGTGCTGGCGGCGGGCTTCGACGGCGTCGAACTGGCGGTGTTCCAATCCGGGGTGCTCAACCACGAGCCGACCCGGTGA
- the larC gene encoding nickel pincer cofactor biosynthesis protein LarC has product MSRVCVISPFTGLAGDMLLAALVDAGAPLDAIRAAVADTGLTGWDLTVTSVLTHGLTGSRAVVTVTDDATSRSAGELIAMAGRVRDRAVADTAVAALQAIADVEGRLHGEDPDRVHLHELGGHDTLVDIVGVAAALHALDVRTVHCEALPIGAGSVRTAHGVLPCPAPATSALLHGARVVGTSLSGETVTPTAAALLRAIGADYGPPPEMRMASTGYGVGTRTLFDRPNVAVVRLGDRETADVRDLVVLETNLDDVTGEVLGYVVAHLLDSGALDSWTIPATMKKGRPAHVLHALATPETADDIERRMLAETGSLGVRRTSVRRTALPRTTDTVHVHGLPIRRKHGPHHGKPEYDDAVTVARQTGLPLRTVLAIAAESPEEH; this is encoded by the coding sequence GTGAGCCGCGTCTGCGTCATCTCGCCGTTCACCGGGCTGGCCGGCGACATGCTGCTGGCCGCGCTGGTCGACGCCGGCGCACCGCTGGACGCTATCCGCGCGGCCGTGGCCGACACCGGACTGACCGGCTGGGACCTCACCGTCACTTCGGTTCTCACCCACGGACTCACCGGCAGCCGGGCCGTCGTGACGGTGACCGACGACGCCACGAGCCGCAGTGCGGGAGAGCTGATCGCCATGGCCGGCCGCGTGCGGGATCGGGCGGTGGCGGACACCGCGGTCGCCGCGCTGCAAGCGATCGCCGACGTCGAGGGCCGTCTGCACGGCGAAGACCCCGACCGGGTGCACCTGCACGAACTCGGCGGCCACGACACCCTCGTGGACATCGTCGGCGTGGCCGCCGCGCTGCACGCCCTGGACGTGCGAACCGTGCACTGCGAAGCGTTGCCGATCGGCGCCGGATCGGTCCGCACGGCCCACGGCGTGCTGCCCTGTCCGGCCCCGGCCACCTCGGCGCTGCTGCACGGCGCACGCGTCGTCGGCACGAGCCTGTCGGGGGAGACCGTGACGCCGACCGCCGCGGCACTGCTGCGCGCGATCGGCGCCGACTACGGCCCGCCGCCGGAAATGCGCATGGCGTCCACCGGCTACGGCGTCGGCACCAGGACCCTGTTCGACCGGCCCAACGTGGCCGTCGTCCGGCTCGGCGACCGGGAAACAGCGGACGTGCGTGACCTGGTGGTGCTGGAGACGAACCTGGACGACGTCACCGGCGAGGTCCTCGGCTACGTCGTCGCCCACCTGCTCGACTCCGGCGCACTGGACAGCTGGACCATCCCCGCCACGATGAAAAAGGGCAGGCCCGCGCACGTGCTGCACGCGTTGGCGACGCCCGAGACCGCGGACGACATCGAACGGCGGATGCTCGCCGAGACCGGCTCGCTCGGCGTGCGGCGGACCAGCGTGCGACGCACCGCGCTGCCCCGAACCACCGACACCGTCCACGTCCACGGCCTGCCGATACGCCGCAAACACGGACCACACCACGGCAAACCCGAATACGACGACGCCGTCACCGTCGCCCGACAGACCGGCCTGCCCCTGCGCACCGTGCTCGCCATCGCCGCCGAAAGCCCCGAGGAGCACTGA
- the larB gene encoding nickel pincer cofactor biosynthesis protein LarB, protein MAGPDAVDLGFARVDVDREARQGLPEVVYGSGKTPDQIVAIVRTLLRHNDGPVLATRVESDAAASVLAAVPGGSYDSVARLLVWRPAAPTGFGVVVAAAGTADLPVAREAAAVATAVGLGVTTVTDVGVAGLHRLLAEQDRLRAADTVIVVAGMEGALASAVGGLVDCPVVAVPTSTGYGASLEGITALLAMHASCAAGITVVNIDSGFGAAMAAFRLARVAGRTP, encoded by the coding sequence ATGGCCGGACCGGACGCGGTCGATCTCGGGTTCGCCAGGGTGGATGTCGATCGTGAAGCACGGCAGGGGTTGCCCGAGGTGGTCTACGGCAGCGGGAAGACACCTGACCAGATCGTTGCGATCGTGCGTACCCTGCTGCGGCACAACGACGGCCCGGTGCTGGCCACGCGCGTGGAGTCCGATGCGGCGGCGTCCGTGCTGGCTGCGGTGCCTGGCGGCTCGTACGACAGCGTGGCCCGTTTGTTGGTGTGGCGTCCGGCCGCGCCGACCGGGTTCGGCGTGGTGGTGGCTGCGGCGGGCACGGCGGACCTGCCCGTGGCGCGTGAGGCTGCTGCCGTTGCCACCGCTGTAGGGCTCGGTGTCACGACTGTCACCGATGTGGGTGTGGCGGGTCTGCACCGGCTGCTGGCCGAGCAGGACCGCTTGCGGGCGGCGGACACCGTGATCGTCGTGGCGGGGATGGAGGGCGCTTTGGCGAGTGCGGTCGGTGGTCTGGTCGACTGCCCGGTGGTCGCCGTGCCCACCTCGACCGGCTACGGCGCGAGTCTCGAGGGCATCACCGCCTTGTTGGCGATGCACGCGTCCTGCGCCGCCGGGATCACGGTGGTGAACATCGACTCGGGCTTCGGTGCCGCGATGGCCGCGTTCCGGCTCGCCCGCGTGGCCGGACGGACGCCGTGA
- a CDS encoding glycerate kinase — MNGTVLVCLDKFRGSLTAERACSAVSEGITDAGGRAVAMPVADGGEGTVAALVRAGYDEVRVEVSGPTGEPVRAALAVRGERAVIEMAQASGLDVLPGGRLAPLTADTFGTGELIRAALDRGCRDLVLAVGGSATTDGGAGLLRALGARITGASGEPVGPGGEALVGAACVDLSGLDPRLALARVTLASDVDNPLIGPNGAAVVFAPQKGATAGDVEVLERGLCRFAAVMAAEVGRDVSGKPGAGAAGGIGFAALAALDARRASGADFVLREIGVEDALREASLVVVGEGRFDEQSLRGKAPIGVAEAARRHGVPVVVVAGDVRLSAERLRDVGVVAAWSLLERTGDVDTAMRQAPALLTAIGRELVTQAPIVGAEGR, encoded by the coding sequence GTGAACGGGACGGTCCTGGTGTGCCTGGACAAGTTCCGGGGTTCGCTCACCGCTGAGCGGGCTTGTTCGGCGGTAAGCGAGGGCATAACGGACGCGGGCGGTCGGGCGGTGGCGATGCCCGTCGCCGATGGCGGCGAGGGCACCGTGGCGGCGTTGGTGCGTGCCGGCTACGACGAGGTGCGGGTCGAGGTCTCCGGTCCGACGGGGGAACCGGTGCGGGCCGCGTTAGCCGTGCGCGGTGAACGTGCGGTGATCGAGATGGCGCAGGCCAGCGGGTTGGACGTGCTGCCCGGTGGCCGGTTGGCGCCGTTGACGGCGGACACCTTCGGCACCGGTGAGCTGATCCGTGCCGCGCTGGACCGCGGCTGTCGCGATCTCGTTCTCGCCGTGGGCGGTAGTGCCACGACGGATGGGGGTGCGGGTCTGCTGCGTGCTTTGGGCGCGCGCATCACCGGTGCCTCGGGTGAGCCGGTCGGACCTGGCGGCGAGGCGTTGGTCGGCGCGGCGTGCGTGGACCTGTCGGGGCTGGACCCGAGGTTGGCGCTCGCGCGGGTGACGTTGGCGTCCGATGTGGACAATCCGCTGATCGGGCCGAACGGTGCCGCCGTGGTGTTCGCGCCGCAAAAGGGTGCGACGGCGGGGGACGTGGAGGTGTTGGAGCGAGGGCTCTGCCGGTTCGCGGCGGTGATGGCGGCGGAGGTCGGGCGGGACGTGAGCGGGAAACCGGGTGCGGGTGCGGCCGGTGGCATCGGATTCGCGGCGTTGGCCGCGCTCGATGCGCGGCGGGCGTCCGGGGCTGACTTCGTGCTGCGTGAGATCGGTGTCGAGGACGCGTTGCGGGAGGCTTCGCTGGTTGTGGTGGGGGAGGGTCGGTTCGACGAGCAGAGCCTGCGGGGCAAGGCGCCGATCGGGGTGGCCGAGGCGGCACGGCGGCACGGGGTGCCGGTCGTGGTGGTCGCGGGCGACGTGCGGCTCTCCGCCGAACGGCTGCGCGACGTCGGTGTGGTCGCCGCCTGGTCGCTGCTGGAGCGCACCGGCGACGTCGACACCGCGATGCGACAGGCTCCCGCGCTGCTCACGGCGATCGGGCGCGAACTCGTCACGCAAGCACCCATCGTCGGCGCGGAAGGACGATGA
- the larA gene encoding nickel-dependent lactate racemase, whose product MDTVRLAYGETGLDLRVDPALTTVVTPRHHRATEAPREILRRALRAPVAGPPLRDRVRRGQTVAISACDGTRPQPRELMIPAILEELDGLVDLADVVVLVATGTHRGNSGAELRRMFGDEVVDSVRIVNHDARDRSSLTWMGEFGAGVPVWLNSEWVDADVCITTGFVEPHFFAGFSGGPKLVAPGLAALETVLVLHDARRIGDPRAAWGIVEGNPVHDDVRAIAAATGVTFGFDVVLDQDKQVVAAFGGDLLGMHAAAVRTAREVAMRPVPWLFDVVVTTNSGYPLDQNLYQAVKGMSAAYQVVKPGGVIVCAAECRDGFPDHGSYREVLASADSPAALFAEISAREVTVPDQWQVQIQARIQAECRVVMHTSHLSDAELATAHLEQTADVSATVAEALAAAGPDARLCVLPEGPQTIPYVEGTLR is encoded by the coding sequence ATGGACACGGTGCGGCTGGCTTACGGCGAGACGGGGTTGGATCTGCGGGTTGATCCGGCGTTGACCACGGTGGTGACGCCCCGGCACCACCGGGCCACCGAAGCACCCCGGGAGATCCTGCGTCGGGCGTTGCGCGCGCCGGTTGCCGGGCCGCCGTTGCGGGATCGTGTGCGTCGTGGTCAGACGGTGGCGATCTCGGCGTGTGACGGGACGCGTCCGCAGCCTCGGGAGTTGATGATCCCGGCGATCTTGGAGGAACTGGACGGTCTGGTCGATCTGGCCGACGTCGTGGTGTTGGTGGCTACCGGGACGCATCGGGGTAACTCGGGGGCTGAGTTGCGTCGGATGTTCGGTGACGAGGTGGTCGATTCGGTGCGGATCGTCAACCACGACGCCCGCGATCGGAGCAGCCTGACGTGGATGGGGGAGTTCGGCGCGGGTGTGCCGGTGTGGCTCAACAGCGAGTGGGTTGACGCGGATGTGTGCATCACGACCGGTTTCGTGGAGCCGCATTTCTTCGCGGGGTTCTCGGGTGGGCCGAAGTTGGTCGCGCCGGGTCTGGCGGCGTTGGAGACGGTGCTCGTGCTGCACGACGCGCGCCGGATCGGTGATCCGCGGGCGGCGTGGGGGATCGTGGAGGGCAATCCGGTGCACGACGACGTGCGTGCGATCGCGGCTGCCACGGGGGTGACGTTCGGGTTCGACGTGGTGCTGGACCAGGACAAGCAGGTGGTCGCCGCGTTCGGCGGTGACCTGCTTGGCATGCACGCGGCGGCGGTGCGTACCGCGCGTGAGGTGGCGATGAGGCCCGTGCCGTGGTTGTTCGACGTGGTGGTGACCACGAACTCCGGCTATCCGCTGGACCAGAACCTCTACCAGGCGGTGAAGGGCATGTCGGCCGCTTACCAGGTGGTGAAGCCGGGTGGGGTGATCGTGTGCGCGGCCGAGTGCCGCGACGGCTTCCCCGACCACGGGTCGTACCGCGAGGTGTTGGCGTCCGCTGATTCGCCGGCGGCGTTGTTCGCTGAGATCTCCGCCCGTGAGGTGACGGTGCCCGATCAGTGGCAGGTGCAGATCCAGGCGCGTATCCAGGCCGAGTGCCGGGTCGTCATGCACACCTCCCATCTTAGCGACGCCGAGTTGGCCACCGCGCATCTGGAGCAGACCGCGGACGTTTCGGCGACGGTGGCGGAGGCTCTCGCGGCGGCTGGGCCGGATGCCCGGCTGTGTGTCCTGCCCGAAGGGCCACAGACCATCCCCTATGTGGAGGGGACCCTTCGGTGA
- a CDS encoding amidohydrolase family protein — protein sequence MHRIDAHHHLWNLAPRHEDWLDGWHMAPIRRDFDEADLRLVTGPSGVDATVLVQVLANLEETVEFLALAAGSDLIAGVVGWVDLTAPDVAEQLDRLRSGPGGERLVGIRHLVQAEPDPEWLTRADVVAGLRAVRDAGLVYDLLTRPHQLTVALEVVRAVPDLVFVLDHLSKPDIAGRTVEPWATHLSELADEPNVVAKLSGLVTEADWVRWTVADLRPYVDVALEAFGPDRLMVGSDWPVCLLAASYEQVIDTAEQTTESLTTAERDLVFGGTAARVYGLGTD from the coding sequence ATGCACCGGATCGACGCCCACCACCACCTCTGGAACCTCGCCCCCCGGCATGAGGACTGGCTCGACGGGTGGCACATGGCGCCGATCCGACGTGACTTCGACGAGGCGGACCTGCGTCTGGTGACCGGGCCGTCCGGGGTGGACGCCACGGTCCTGGTCCAGGTCCTCGCCAACCTTGAGGAGACGGTGGAGTTCCTCGCGTTGGCAGCGGGATCCGACCTGATCGCGGGTGTCGTGGGGTGGGTGGATCTGACCGCGCCCGACGTCGCCGAGCAGTTGGACCGGCTCCGCTCCGGACCCGGCGGTGAGCGGCTGGTCGGCATCCGGCATTTGGTGCAGGCCGAGCCGGACCCGGAGTGGTTGACACGTGCCGACGTGGTGGCCGGGTTGCGTGCGGTGCGTGATGCCGGTCTTGTCTATGACTTGTTGACCCGGCCGCATCAACTGACGGTCGCGCTGGAAGTGGTGCGGGCGGTGCCGGATCTGGTGTTCGTGCTGGATCACTTGTCCAAGCCGGACATCGCGGGTCGGACCGTCGAGCCGTGGGCGACCCACCTGTCCGAGCTGGCCGACGAACCGAACGTGGTCGCGAAGCTGTCCGGTCTGGTGACCGAGGCGGATTGGGTGCGGTGGACCGTGGCGGATCTGCGGCCGTATGTCGACGTGGCGCTGGAGGCGTTCGGTCCGGATCGGCTCATGGTCGGCTCTGATTGGCCGGTCTGCCTGCTTGCCGCCTCCTACGAGCAGGTCATCGACACCGCCGAGCAGACGACCGAAAGCCTGACGACCGCTGAGCGCGACTTGGTCTTCGGTGGCACGGCTGCTCGTGTCTACGGGTTGGGGACGGACTGA
- a CDS encoding fumarylacetoacetate hydrolase family protein, with translation MRLLRVGDPGSEVPVVLDESGHARDLRPITSGIGGDFLADGGVSRVRDALTGGDLPAMDITGMRIGAPVSRPGALVCIGLNYSDHAAETRAEPPAEPVVFMKATNTIVGPDDTVLVPRTSVSTDYEVELAVVLGGTARYLDSPQDAAAVIAGYAISDDVSERDFQLHRGGQWTKGKSCETFNPLGPWLVTADEVGDPQALRLRLSVNGQPRQDGNTANMLFGVHHIIWYLSQFMVLEPGDVVNTGTPAGVALGANDFGYLREGDTVEVAVDRLGVQRHRIGQA, from the coding sequence ATGCGACTGTTGCGAGTGGGCGACCCCGGATCCGAGGTTCCCGTGGTGCTGGACGAGTCCGGTCACGCGCGTGACCTACGGCCCATCACGAGTGGGATCGGCGGTGACTTCCTGGCCGACGGCGGTGTGTCGCGGGTGCGCGACGCCCTCACCGGCGGTGACCTGCCGGCGATGGACATCACGGGAATGCGGATCGGCGCGCCGGTCTCCCGCCCGGGTGCCCTGGTGTGCATCGGCCTCAACTACTCTGACCACGCGGCCGAAACCCGGGCGGAACCACCGGCCGAGCCGGTGGTGTTCATGAAGGCCACCAACACGATCGTCGGACCTGACGACACCGTGCTGGTGCCCAGGACAAGCGTGAGCACCGACTACGAGGTGGAGCTGGCCGTCGTGCTGGGCGGCACCGCGCGCTACCTGGACAGCCCGCAGGACGCGGCGGCGGTGATCGCGGGCTATGCGATCTCCGACGACGTCAGCGAACGCGACTTCCAGCTCCACCGGGGCGGCCAGTGGACCAAGGGCAAGTCCTGCGAGACGTTCAACCCGTTGGGGCCGTGGCTGGTCACCGCCGACGAGGTGGGCGACCCGCAGGCACTGAGGTTGAGGCTGAGCGTCAACGGACAGCCGCGGCAGGACGGCAACACGGCGAACATGCTGTTCGGCGTGCACCACATCATCTGGTACCTCAGCCAGTTCATGGTGCTGGAGCCCGGTGACGTGGTGAACACCGGCACACCCGCGGGCGTGGCGCTCGGCGCCAACGACTTCGGCTACCTGCGTGAAGGTGACACGGTCGAGGTCGCCGTCGACCGCTTGGGCGTGCAGCGGCACCGGATCGGGCAAGCGTGA
- a CDS encoding aldo/keto reductase codes for MAAERTARDKNPVSRLGYGAAALGNLYTEVTDSQSRAVVDAAWEAGVRTFDTAPHYGLGLSERRLGAALAGRPRSEFTLSTKVGRLLVPDPAGERRDTEGFAVTTSCRRVWDFSAAGVLRSLESSLERLGLDRVDVVYLHDPDDHWEQAVGEAVPALVELREQGVISAVGVGMNQWQLPARFVRESDVDVVMLAGRYTLLEQPALAEFLPLCAKRGVDVVAAGVFNSGLLARHEVPDDATHDYRAAPEDVIDRARRIAAVCARHGTTLPTAALWFPFGHPAVTGAVVGARTEAEIRVNVAALAAPPPPGLWAELRDEGLLAADVPTP; via the coding sequence ATGGCCGCCGAACGGACCGCCCGCGACAAGAACCCCGTGTCCAGGCTGGGGTACGGAGCCGCCGCGCTGGGCAACCTCTACACCGAGGTGACCGACAGCCAGTCCCGCGCGGTGGTCGACGCCGCGTGGGAGGCCGGCGTCCGGACCTTCGACACCGCTCCGCACTACGGGCTGGGACTCTCCGAACGCCGTCTCGGGGCCGCCCTGGCGGGCCGCCCGCGCTCGGAGTTCACGCTGTCCACCAAGGTGGGACGGTTGCTGGTGCCCGATCCGGCCGGAGAGCGGCGGGACACGGAGGGCTTCGCCGTCACGACATCTTGCCGCCGAGTGTGGGACTTCAGCGCGGCCGGCGTGCTGAGGAGCCTGGAGTCCTCGTTGGAACGCCTCGGGCTCGACCGGGTGGACGTGGTCTACCTGCACGACCCGGACGACCACTGGGAACAAGCGGTGGGTGAAGCGGTGCCCGCGCTGGTGGAGCTGCGCGAGCAGGGAGTGATCAGCGCGGTCGGTGTCGGCATGAACCAGTGGCAGCTGCCCGCGCGGTTCGTGCGCGAGTCCGATGTGGACGTCGTCATGCTCGCGGGCCGCTACACGTTGCTGGAACAGCCCGCGTTGGCCGAGTTCCTGCCGCTGTGCGCGAAGCGCGGGGTGGACGTCGTCGCCGCCGGGGTGTTCAACTCCGGCCTGCTGGCCCGCCACGAGGTGCCGGACGACGCCACGCATGACTATCGGGCGGCGCCGGAGGACGTGATCGACCGCGCTCGGCGGATCGCCGCGGTCTGCGCACGGCACGGCACGACACTGCCGACCGCGGCGCTGTGGTTTCCCTTCGGACACCCGGCGGTAACCGGCGCGGTCGTCGGAGCCCGTACCGAAGCCGAGATCCGCGTGAACGTCGCGGCGCTCGCCGCGCCACCTCCCCCTGGGCTGTGGGCAGAACTGCGCGACGAAGGACTGCTCGCGGCCGACGTGCCGACTCCGTGA
- a CDS encoding SDR family NAD(P)-dependent oxidoreductase has protein sequence MGDFDGLVALVTGGGSGIGRSTAELLSHRGARVAVLDLAASDLPGDMLFVRTDVTDDQSVRDAVEAVVEQFGGLDVVVNNAGIGAQGDVTAATDDEWLRVFDVNVFGMARVARTCLPHLRNSRAAAIVNTGSIAGTAGLPQRAVYTASKGAVHALTRALAADHIREGVRVNAVAPGTADTPWVRRLLDSAPDPVAERAALEARQPHGRLVRAEEIAAAIAFLASPLSGSTTGTVLAVDGGMDGLRLRPGA, from the coding sequence ATGGGTGACTTCGACGGACTGGTGGCACTGGTCACCGGTGGTGGCTCGGGGATCGGCCGGAGCACGGCCGAACTGCTGTCCCACCGCGGTGCGCGGGTCGCCGTGCTCGACTTGGCGGCGAGTGACCTCCCCGGCGACATGTTGTTCGTGCGCACGGACGTCACGGACGACCAGAGCGTCCGCGACGCCGTGGAGGCGGTCGTCGAGCAGTTCGGCGGCCTCGACGTGGTGGTGAACAACGCGGGGATCGGGGCACAGGGCGACGTCACCGCCGCCACCGACGACGAGTGGCTCAGGGTGTTCGACGTCAACGTGTTCGGGATGGCCAGGGTCGCCCGCACCTGCCTTCCCCACCTCCGCAACTCGCGCGCCGCCGCCATCGTGAACACCGGCTCGATCGCGGGGACCGCGGGCCTGCCGCAGCGGGCGGTCTACACGGCGAGCAAGGGCGCGGTGCACGCGCTGACCCGCGCGCTCGCCGCCGACCACATCCGTGAGGGTGTCCGGGTGAACGCCGTCGCCCCCGGCACCGCGGACACCCCGTGGGTGCGGAGGCTGCTCGACTCGGCACCGGACCCCGTGGCCGAGCGCGCGGCGCTGGAGGCCAGGCAACCGCACGGCCGACTGGTCCGCGCGGAGGAGATCGCCGCGGCGATCGCGTTCCTCGCGAGCCCCCTGTCGGGCTCGACCACCGGGACGGTGCTCGCCGTCGACGGCGGCATGGACGGCCTCCGGTTGCGTCCGGGCGCCTGA
- a CDS encoding FadR/GntR family transcriptional regulator, with product MAAQQPSASAPTTPNWVRRPANLATAVAVELVERIARGVHPSGTSLPPEPALCEMFSVSRTVIREAVKALQAKGLVQVRQGAGTVVTPPSMWNMLDELVLGAVIAQDETLSVLDDLVVTRRLLESDMAQVAARAAEQDTVDRLGALVDLMDQLVDDPVAYRKQDGIFHDTIMQASGNRIARGVVRSLESQVINTARYMGRSERDLCVASNQGHRHIYERIAAHDPTGAAEAMFTHITEAWLVRRSDAGDPGRLER from the coding sequence ATGGCGGCACAGCAACCGAGTGCGAGCGCGCCCACCACCCCGAACTGGGTGCGTCGGCCGGCGAACCTGGCCACCGCGGTCGCAGTCGAGCTCGTGGAACGCATCGCGCGCGGCGTTCACCCCTCGGGGACGTCGTTGCCGCCCGAGCCCGCGCTGTGCGAGATGTTCTCGGTGAGCCGGACCGTCATCCGGGAAGCGGTGAAGGCACTCCAGGCCAAGGGGCTGGTCCAGGTCCGGCAGGGCGCGGGCACGGTGGTCACCCCGCCGTCGATGTGGAACATGCTCGACGAACTCGTCCTCGGGGCCGTCATCGCCCAGGACGAGACCCTGAGCGTCCTGGACGACCTGGTGGTCACCCGCCGGCTGCTCGAGTCGGACATGGCCCAGGTCGCCGCCCGTGCCGCCGAGCAGGACACCGTCGACCGGCTGGGTGCTCTCGTGGACCTCATGGACCAACTTGTGGACGACCCGGTCGCTTATCGCAAGCAGGACGGGATCTTCCACGACACGATCATGCAGGCGTCGGGCAACCGGATCGCCCGTGGCGTCGTGCGATCCCTGGAGAGCCAGGTCATCAACACCGCCCGCTACATGGGCAGAAGCGAACGCGACCTTTGCGTGGCCTCCAACCAAGGGCACCGCCACATCTACGAGCGGATCGCGGCACACGACCCGACCGGCGCCGCCGAAGCCATGTTCACCCACATCACCGAGGCGTGGCTGGTGCGTCGTAGCGACGCCGGAGACCCCGGCCGCCTGGAACGTTAG